The stretch of DNA TGTAGCTCGTATGTATCAGGATCACCGAGGACACCTGGACACAAATCAAGCAGAAGACAGCTCGGGATCCCAGAATCCCCCGAAGGCGCCTTTAAATTCCATGATCCTTTGCACTCAACTTCCAAGGTCTAAGTTCATAGCTAGTACAGAATCATGCCTATGTGGgatactaaataataaatatttattgataattaAGAAGATCTGGCAAGGCCTCTTTGACCTTTGGATAGAAGTTAATTGAACTAGCTCACAGGATGCTTGCAATTGGTGCAAGATTCTGAGAGGAAAGAGAATTGAAGGAGGAATTAACAATTCTCCACATTCTTCTAGCATTGCTTGCATTTATACTGGTAGTCTTTGATCCTTTTCTTAAATCCTCTAAATGTATACTTTCCTAGTCACCATTTTGAGAATTCATAATTGGCCTGTAAATTTCTAGAGACTTAatgggttatttttgttttcattgatctTCTTCAAATTTAGGTTTCCCTCTCATTTCTCTTAACTTAGTGTTGAAAGATTTTTAAGCTGTGCAATATATAATCTTTGACTTTTCTGTCCCCAACTGGGGAATATGCGATACTTACTTATAGCCTACGGTGGGATGGATCTATTTCATCAGTATATAATGTGGGAAACAGACTatatgagtgtgtgcatgtgtacctGCCTTAATCAATACTATTTAGAATATGAACTGCATGATCCTGCTCaatttataggaaaataaataaagcaaaagagaCATTCTAGATCCCAGAGGGATTCTTTTCCCATAGTAATCAGACATCTGAGTCTTGGTCTGATAAAAATCAATGATGTGAGTGAGTACATAATGAAAGAGGAATTGGTGAGGGTGGAAAgcgaataccaaaaaaaaaaaaaaaaaaaaaaaaatggacacgACAAACTAACATTTTCTGCTTGTTATAAAGTGTGCTGATGTAGACGAGAGCAAAAttatgcatgtatatttatatcaCCATGAATTCCAGAAATAGTAAATAGGAGCAACTTCTTTATTATTTGACTCTTTGGGGTAGATCATATGTCTTCCCTCATGTGTGTTTATTTGTGCCTGGTTTTATGTCTCAAATGAATAGGAATCATCTTATTTTCTTAGTAGTAACTTGTAATGTACCATGTATACATGAGTGCTTGACAAACACTATCTGTTTGACTTATGAGTTCAGAAAATACTATCTAATGGAAACCtgctttaaaatgggaatagggCAGAGTTTTGTTCCAGCATTATCACAGATGGCTTGACCTTTCATGTATTGATCACTTTGTGCCTGCATTTACCCGctcaaaaatatttcagcaaataGGCACTTACATATATTTAGAGAAGGAAATTACCCATCAtctcttcaaacaaacaaacaaacaaacaaaaaagcagacaaatgaaTACATGCTTTGTTTATTCTCATTGTGTATGTATTATTTAGGTTAGAAGCAAGCCACTGTTTGCAAGCTTACAgaggagtattttaaaaatgcatctggTTATCCTTACAACCAGGATTGGTTGAATGTACTGAAATTCCTCTCCGAAATGTACTGAACTTATCAAATACAAGTAGTAAATTTAAACTTCTATTGTGATCACCATAAATGATACAGGGCCTGCTGATAATACTGCATAATTTTTCTAGACTATactttctaagaatttttaaacCTAGCTGATGCTATAGAATTAATCTTAgactttcaaatatttcaagaatttaaaacaatacaaaaatatttggaaaggaagaCAGTGAGATGGGCCATGGAAGCAATTAACCATTGAGCATTTAAATTCAGGGATTAGAAAACAATTACTATTGTTGGAGCTGACTTTAAAACATATCCCATTTGAGCTATTGTGCACATATCTAAATGGGATTTGGCAGGTGGATAAAAGATCTGTTGCTTCCTGTTTGGGGGATTGCTTTAGACTTGCTGCTTCAACAGAAGCTTTCAAACTAGGTTTGAGTCTTATAAAACAAACTGAGCTCTGGAATCCTTTCCTGGCATTGCACCCCAAAATGACAATTATAATAAGCCAAGGCTAACGATGGCTCTAAACTGCATGTGGAACAGCTGTTGTGTGGTGTTGCAGAAGCTCAAAGGGGAAAATGCTTTGGGGGAGAAAATTGGTTGTTGATTTGTCTTCAAACACCCAAGAAGTTGCTGTAAACAACAGCACATATTAGCTTGACTGTGCATGATCTAGATGAATCACTTGCCAATTATTTGCTCCCTCATTCAATGGGCTCTGCTTTCATTGTGCCATCCTGTGAGAATATAGAGACCTGGAATACGTAAGGCATTGGTTAGATGATGTGTGATTTGTCAGTTTAGAAACTGCTGTCCTTGGAGGCCTGGCTGGGTGTCTGAAATTGTGCTTTGATTATTGTAAGTAACGTACCCTGAGTCAAGGAGCGCTTGATTCTCAGGGATAAACATTTCTACCCAAAGGACCAAGAttggaaagataaaatatatttctaagttcGCTCATGAAGAAATGTATGAAACATCTTAAGAGAcaagaaaatgttaaagaagTTAATTCAGTAGAATTGTAGGATGTCCAAGAAGTTAATTCAGTAGAATTGTAGGATGTCCTTTTGGAatccatctttttcattttagggaTGAGGCCACTTGACTACTCAGAGACTGGAACAAAGTTTTCTTCATCATAGTCCAATGTGCCTTTCCCTTCCTTACTCACAATTAGTGTAGGAAGGAAGGCATCACAGGACTGACTCTGGACTCAAGGAGAGGTCAGAGTGACTTGGAAATCAATAATCAGGCACAGGGACTGTCCCCCGGAGCAAGTCTGATCTTAGACCTGAAACAGTAGCATGGCCTTTATATTTCATCTTCCCTCAAGCTCCCTCAAGGTGTCCAGCACCCAAGTTCTTAATACATTTTCAGGGACAGTGGGATGGTCTGTATcagaatcataagaaaaataacactATCAACTATTGGCTAAGCCCCTTATGTGGAGgccactgaggctcagaggcatCAGTGGCTGGCTGCACAGCCTGAGAAGGGTTACAACCCTGCTAATCCACTTGCTGAGTCTCACAAAaacctctccctgcttctgccattATTTCCAGGAGGGTTTCAGGAAGTATCAAATACCTCCCCATGGACTATGTCAAATCTAGCAAGCTTTTACAGAaagccatttctctctctctcagggctTCCCACTAATTACTGACCAAATGGTGGACTTAAGCGTGGGATGATACAACCTGCCTGTTTGCATCTATCTCTCTCAATTCCCGGTCTCTTAAggctgaaattattttcttaggtcAAATACAGagagtgacttttaaaaactcattttcctTTACAGCATGACTGTGGGAAAGGACAGATGCTCCATACATTCTGGGCAGgattaaaaagtttcatttaaCGTATTTGTTAGAATCAAAAAAGgagagagccaaaggcaggatgAGGCAGGGAGTGGTGTGGGGCACAAGAAAGTGGTTGCCACGTGGCCATCAGGGAATAGGGAGTGTAAAAAGCTTCTTGCACGTATCGCCTCATCTATAAAAACCAGAACCACTTGGCATCTCTCTAAGTAACAAATGGATCTAAGGGCTGCAGAGAAGAGTTGTTGGAAGGAAATGGTCCCCAGGGCTATGATATTTTCAGACCGTGTGCATTTCCCTATGATGCATAAATCATGGATTACAGAgctctgttcacttttttttttttttttttttttttttacctaaggACTAAATTTTGCAGGTTCTGGTTTGTCTGACACTCATAATTTCTCGgagtaagagaataaatttggaCAGTTGAGGTAGGAAgaaactaaattttcttttgagttatagggaggaggaaagaagtgTAAAGAAGTATTAAGGCAAACAAACATGGATGGTATTGAGAGAGGAGATGGTAGTCCTAGAGCTGTTTGAGCAGGCCCCTTTTGCAATTTTCAGGACTTTGGCTTTAAATCGAAATGTCTGTTGTACACAAGCAAGTGAAAATGGACCTGGAAGTGCGAAACATTTTTTGTGTCTGAAACTCACTGTAAACATGCACCTTGCAGAGCAGGGCACATAGCAAGAGTCCAACAAACTCTCATTGATTGGTTTTTTTATGCCAAATAGATTTCCACCAGAGCAACGAATTCACTGATGGGCTAGTAAGTGTGAAGAAGGAACCCTTGGCAGATGTCGCAGCCACCGAAAAGAAAGAACCCGAGTTTAATTCTAAATGTCTGGTTTGTCTCAGCGCGAACTGAGTGTTCTGTCTTGTTTCTCGCCTTCAAACACGGAGGCAGCAGATTCACTTGGTGCCACTGAAACTGTCCACAAAATAACCCGAGTAAGCTGCCTTCCGTGACTCAGCCTTGACTACAGGTTGACTCTGCTCCCCTCGCCAGATGcagaacacaaaaacaaataagcaaacccTTCCCAGCTAAGAAGACAGAAACAACAGGCAAGGCTtcgaaatccttttttttttttttttttttttttttttttaagcctgaaaCGTATCAGCATTCAAAAAACCGTTGGAAGGCAAACGTCCTGGCATGATTTAGGTTGAGCGCGCAGTGGACGTCCACCGAGTAGCACATGGGACGTCAAAGGACACTCGAACCTTTTGATCCTGGTGTTTGAGTCACTCTGCAGGTTTACACCCCTGGTGCTTCTTCCTGAGTAAATGGGACATTGTTATTGTTTAGTTTTAGTCACTCTTGTATCTGCTATGGTGAAGTCTTTCATTGCtacagcatggaggctgctttgGTTTTTTGAAAACGCTTAGGACCCTACCCCAGGCGCAAGGATAAGCTGCTCTTACCAAGCTGAAGCCTGAAGTGATTGGTGGTGCCCGTTGGGCCGTTTTCGCAGTCGCGGGTTTCCAGGCGCGTTGGGGCGCGCGGCCCGCGGCAGCTTCAGCACCGTGGCCAGCTCCGCGCCGGGGCCCGGTGGGCGGGGCCGGCCCTGCAGCCTCGGGGCCCCGCGTGCGCGGCCGCGGCCGCTCCCTCGGCGTCTGGCGCGGAGCAGCCTCCCGCCGCCGGGCGAAGGGCGCGCAGCCAGCGCCCACGTGCGCCTCCCCGCGGGGCCTCCGGTGGCTCCGGCTCAGGGCCAGGCCTACCCGAGCGCGGAGGAGCCCTCGTGGGGAGGACCGAGGCCCGCGccgacccccgccccgccccccgcccccagcacgtGCCCCGCAGCCCGCGCGCCCTGGCTCCTCGTCGCCCCGTGTCCCCCCCGCCGGGAGCCCCGAAAGAGCACGAGGAAGCCGGGAGCAGCACACTGCGGCCTTGCATTTATTGAGGAAATGTCAAATAAGGGGGAAATGTcaaataagggggggggggggtccaaacGGTGCGTCACGAATGTCAGGAGCACTTCTGCGGCGCAGACGCTGCGGTCCTGAGCGGCGGGTTCCAGGCCGGCCTGTGCCCGGGGCTGCCGGGGCgcagctgcccccgccccccgccccccgggaacGCGATAGAAGCAGCAAGTCACCGGGTCCGCAGTCGCAGCCCCCCCGGATAGCAGGACTCCAACCCCGGCAGGCGGACGGGCCCCGGGGCGGCGAAGGGCTTCTCACACGTGTGTCCGGCAGGAGAGCGCTGAGCCCGcggagcggggcggggagcgggggtggggccggggccggggcgggggcgggcggggcacAGCGCGGCGCGCACCGGGGCGCTCGGGCGCGGCCACCGACGCCgcgggcccgccccgccccgctcgcccccccccgcccccgcccgcggcgcGGCCCCCCCGCCACCCAGCAGGGCGCGCCCGGTCGGCCCCGAGTCCAGAGTCCGGCGAGTCCGGCGCGTCCAGAGTCGGGCaggggccccgccgccccggcacCGGGGCTGAAGCGCTTCACCCGGAAGGCGACGGTCCGCGCGGCGCTCAGCAGGGCCCCGCGACCACCGCCTCCGCGTCCCCCGACGGCCTGCGCTCCTTCGCCAGGAAGTCGATCATGCCCTCGGACTTGACGAGGAGGTTGCAGCCGAGGAAGAAGATGCCGAAGACCACGGTGAGCGAGAGCACGCACAGGACCGCGATCTGCACCACGCGCAGGACGTACAGGCCGCGCTcgtcggggccggggccggggccggggccggggccggggccggggccggggccggggccggggccgccgtCGGTCACCACGGACGCCTGCGTGCAGCAGCGCACCGCGCGCGCCAGCGCCTCGCCGCCCTGGGCCAGCAGCAGGCCCGCCGCGTCCGTGCGGTTGTCCGGCGCCGCGCTCATCGCGGGGGCGCCCGGCAGGCGCGGTCCGAGGCCGgggcgctcgctcgctcgctcgctcgcccGGCC from Vulpes vulpes isolate BD-2025 chromosome 3, VulVul3, whole genome shotgun sequence encodes:
- the RPRM gene encoding protein reprimo, which gives rise to MSAAPDNRTDAAGLLLAQGGEALARAVRCCTQASVVTDGGPGPGPGPGPGPGPGPGPGPDERGLYVLRVVQIAVLCVLSLTVVFGIFFLGCNLLVKSEGMIDFLAKERRPSGDAEAVVAGPC